From Camelina sativa cultivar DH55 chromosome 5, Cs, whole genome shotgun sequence:
caaaaaaaaaaaaaaaaaaaaatgaataaaagaaggtaaaaaacaaatgaaggtacaagaaaacaaaagtttcgTTGAACTTTCTAAGTACCattacgatatatatatatgtatgatatagcatatatataatatagcaTAATATATCttatacatatgtatatcatatatatatcaatgtatcatatatatatgtcgtaATAGTACTTAGAAAGTCCAAcgaaacttttgttttcttgtaccttcatttgttttttaccttcttttattcattttgtttgtttttttgcattCTACATATgccctacatatatatatatatatatatatatatatatatatatatatataagttaatatATCTTATGCTGAAGGGTGGTGCATAATATATCTTATACACGACACAaacttaactatttttatggattttatcGATTTTTCTACTTTGAGAACAAAATTGTCGTAGTTAATGTACATGCACAGCCAATCTCCATAAGTAAAAAtgtctaaaatattaaaagatattGTAGGATTACGTGTTCacaataatatttattgtaGTTTACATGtgatgttttaattttcacacGATTTTAACACATTACTAGCCAATAGACAATAGTAAAACTCAAATGTCATTTTACTGACTTTATCAAAATGGTTCTATTAAATGaattgaacaaaaacaaaacaacggATAGTAAAAGTGAGCCATCGAAGGACAATGTCAATAATTCGTTTATTAATTTAGGTCAGAAATCAAAATTGGaccaaaaattattatatgagCATTATATGTCTCGAATAGTAAGATAGCGTaaacacaaaattttgttttgacttattcggataaaaaaaatgagtagTAGAATCTAGAAATGCATACAAATTCCAATAAAGTAAtaattcttctctctcttctaatatatatacttctgtTTCCCTCACATCTATATCTAATTTCTCTATCAACCATTCTCCAAACTCTACATCTCAGTTTCTCTCTACCTCACATTATTAATGGATAATACCAAACGTCTTCGTCGCGTACGCAGTTTTAGGCAAACCAAATTCACTCGACATGACTCCGAAGGTCTCCTTTCATTTAGTCAGTCTCAAATCGTTATCTTTTGGGTCTACTCTCATCCTTTTAACTTGTCTACGTTGAATTATCTTCTCATGCACATTCTTAGCTGAATAATGCAGAAGTGAGTAGCATCCGATGGGAGTTTATCAGTATGAccgaacaagaagaagatctcatCTCTCGAATGTACAGACTTGTCGGTGATAGGTAAAAATAATCTtcttctgtttatatatatatataatattgtcgTTTCTGTTTTGTCTTATTCAAAtataactttcaaattttagcATAAACCTAtcatttatgaatatatataataatgtgtGGTAATTTATATTAATGGGGGTTCcccaaacaaataaatttatgtgtGTGAAGTCCAATTCCTCAATATTTGTCTTCAGTGACTGTGTCTCAAGGAATTTTTTTCAATGGAAATATATTACACAAAAACATGATcatttgtctaatttttttgttaattttagttgttCTTTCTTGGTTATGGtcaatatatttgaatattatttatctattatattatattgttaatggTCATAATGCTTTAAAGTTTATcacaatattttctttaaaattttgatttaaattatttttattttaggacATCAAACAGAgctattgattttaaatttgataaaaacaaaaagaaaaattcactAACCATTTGTTATACCAGATCAACTCGGTTCACCTTCTAATCGATTTCTAACATGATCTATTTTAGAATAagaatttagtttttctttgttttaattcaCTTTATACATATACTAGATAAAGATCCACATAAATACAcatgtgtaagaaaaaaaaatgtacctCTTATATGACAGTTGCTGAAAAACCGGATCTTAACCTTACACATTCCATTTTGCAGTacaatttaaccatatatttcatcataataacaaaaattctACACACTCCATCTTAAAGGATAAAAGctaaaaattgtattaaaaataatatgtgtacatatcaaatatataacttCGTTAgcatttaaaaattattaacaaaacataattttttaaaaaccaacattgttataaatataaattttcaacttTCATGCTTTATCAGTTAATATAGAtgctaattttttgttttctatgcatatcaaaatctaattgaaGCAATAGcacaaaataaatgtaaatatgttttcttgttagttttttttttttttgcttaagaaaaagaaaatttaaatttttagatataaacatatatgttgaTATTGTATTTCATGTTTCGCTATATGGTACAGTGAGTAGTGAtctatagtttctattttcattcattaaaaacatgtaaattaatcattattttaatactTTGTATTTTACTGTTGAGTATTCTTAAAAGAAAACTTCTATGTGGCCATTATTTACAGTTTTATCCTTCATCTGAAATATGCAGGTTAATCCCGCAATGctcaaaaataatatgtaatataacATTTTCGTCACTGTTGAAGTTTgtaagtttttataaattataaatcaaatcgAACCCCTCGTATAGTTTAAGTCCATTTTTGATATAATGTATATGATAGTAAAACTTTTTAGAAAATAGGTATGAGAATtatattgcatattatttttgatttttgaggaGGTAGAGGATTAATTACCAAAAACAGTAACTtggagtttttttctttctttcagaaAACTCtttattatttaagaaaaagtaCAAATACCAATTTTTCAGGAACAaattttgaaaccaaatttTATAGAGTAAATAATGATTACTTTATCATCAATTATGtctggtctttttttttttttgacatttttggaTTGAGAAAGGCCAATTCATAGACAATTTAATCGTAGAGGTAGACTGTTAACCACCTGattaaagatattttctttcgattatatggtttaaagaagaaaaaaaaattatgttcatAAATGTTATTGTATAGTAGTTTTAAACGTGTTGGAGAACAAATGACATAGGGCATTGCcaatatattaatatcaaactttttccattttttctttttttgcaaaggctaaaaatatcaaactttttctattataaAACTTTTGCCAATTGATATTTTAACGTGTATACTTTCTCCACGTACTGTACAATGCGAAACATTTGCTGAGAGATTAACgttgataaataaattatataacagaaaaaaaaaaaaaaatctttaaaaatcttgttttcttaacGTGTGAATGTgtggtaattttaaaaaatacagtGAAACGGAATGAATCTTGTCAAAGAGAATATTGACAATTGGGTTGGATATATATTGGCAGGTGGGATTTAATAGCAGGAAGAGTGGTCGGACGAAAGGCAAATGAGATAGAGAGGTTTTGGATTATGAGAAACTCTGATTATTTTTCTCACTAATTTTCTACTTCTCCTCCTTAGATATCTTTTGTTATGGAcaataatataaccaaataaaagCTTTTAATGTAAAACAAATCTTGAATCTTTCTATCCTTCTCTTCTCATATATAATTACGAAGTTGTAGAATCTCTTTGCAAAACAAGTGATTATGTGCTGCTGAGAACTGGTTACATATCCTGAGCTCTTAATCTTCACCTAGTTATGATTCGTCATCGTTGTTCATAACCAAAATGTATGATGGAGCACCATTAACTAGTTTATTAGAATCGTACTAACTAGTTGTTCAAGTTGTGTCAATTTTCAATCGTTTTGTTGCAGCTACACGACACAATTCATTTCAAAGATATTAAATGAATGAACACTCACCAACAATGTATTAAGAGTTAAGCAATTTCAGTGTATATAAATCCGACATTGATAACGGAGAAGACGATTCTAACAATTTGGTTAACCATACGATTCTCAGAATACACATACCAAGCACTCACTCACGGATGACTCAATCAGGCATCATCAGTGTGAAACTGCTTCTCCACGTCAGCGACTGTCTTCtttgcatcttcaatctccgGACCTTCCTTCTCATCCGTCTCTTCCAATTCCGCCtgcaaattcagttttttttgttagaaactAAGATGCTTATTCAAAGAGGGAACTAAGATGCTTTCATGGGGTAATCAACTAAGAAGCAAGTTCATCAAAGAGACACTAAAGCAGAGCACCCATCTATGGCAAAGGCATTAATCCTATCACTACAGATACATAGAAGCTCTACTTTGAGAATAAGTGCTCCTAAACATCAGATCACACTCTACATTTGTAATAGACTAATATATCTAAAGCTAGAATCGAGATGGAAAAGTGTAGTTACCAAAGTGGACTTGAGGTCAGCTAAAGCAGCCTCGAGACGTTTGTGGCAATCTGGAATCATCATCCTTGACTCACCCAACACATTTTCCTGCATCATCACCACATAGACAATcaatggaaagaaagaaaaaaaaacgattctGAAATCTCTAACCATTAAGCTTACATGATACAAATGACTAAATGACAAGAAACTAAACGCAACcaaaagaacacaaacacaTCCTAATCATCACAGAACAAAGACAGGTTTGAAGATGATAACCTGCTGTTTAAGGTCATAAGGATCAGCACCTTTGTCCTTCATATCAGCAGTCTTAGCAGCTTCTCTCTCAACCTCTTTCTCATAAGAGTGAAGCTCTTTCTCAATCCTTTTACATGTTGATGTTTTTATCTTCAAGTTCCTAATCGTTGCCATTTCAATTCCCtgcttccccccccccccccccccccccNNNNNNNNNNNNNNNNNNNNNNNNNNNNNNNNNNNNNNNNNNNNNNNNNNNNNNNNNNNNNNNNNNNNNNNNNNNNNNNNNNNNNNNNNNNNNNNNNNNNNNNNNNNNNNNNNNNNNNNNNNNNNNNNNNNNNNNNNNNNNNNNNNNNNNNNNNNNNNNNNNNNNNNNNNNNNNNNNNNNNNNNNNNNNNNNNNNNNNNNNNNNNNNNNNNNNNNNNNNNNNNNNNNNNNNNNNNNNNNNNNNNNNNNNNNNNNNNNNNNNNNNNNNNNNNNNNNNNNNNNNNNNNNNNNNNCCCCCCCCCAATGTCCCAAAATAATTTAGGGTTTCTAAAATCACCAGCGCACACAAACGATTTccttaaaaactaaaattcgATTTCGGATTTGGAAACTGGAGAGGACGATTAGATCAAAGATTGAATGTTCTACGAGATCGTGCATTACTAAAGGATCGG
This genomic window contains:
- the LOC104786616 gene encoding MYB-like transcription factor ETC2 isoform X2, whose amino-acid sequence is MDNTKRLRRVRSFRQTKFTRHDSEEVSSIRWEFISMTEQEEDLISRMYRLVGDRLIPQCSKIICNITFSSLLKFVGFNSRKSGRTKGK
- the LOC104786616 gene encoding MYB-like transcription factor ETC2 isoform X3 produces the protein MDNTKRLRRVRSFRQTKFTRHDSEEVSSIRWEFISMTEQEEDLISRMYRLVGDRWDLIAGRVVGRKANEIERFWIMRNSDYFSH
- the LOC104786616 gene encoding MYB-like transcription factor ETC2 isoform X1, encoding MDNTKRLRRVRSFRQTKFTRHDSEGLLSFKVSSIRWEFISMTEQEEDLISRMYRLVGDRLIPQCSKIICNITFSSLLKFVGFNSRKSGRTKGK
- the LOC104786617 gene encoding tubulin-folding cofactor A; its protein translation is MATIRNLKIKTSTCKRIEKELHSYEKEVEREAAKTADMKDKGADPYDLKQQENVLGESRMMIPDCHKRLEAALADLKSTLAELEETDEKEGPEIEDAKKTVADVEKQFHTDDA